A window of Parasynechococcus marenigrum WH 8102 contains these coding sequences:
- a CDS encoding glycoside hydrolase family 24 protein has translation MAIRALIGRKSLAAAVIAGSLPLVVSPSPTAATLLPSDSRAQLLSEPDAVPSRAIPYVITPERRAMLNTIRFAEGTWKGGLDVGYRVMFGGGLMPSLDRHPNRVIYRSRYASAAAGAYQFMPFTWNLVKRSIGVRGFGPEAQDQGALFLIQRRKALGLTDSGTLTPVLTAMLAPEWASFPTLAGRSFYGQPVKKYSRLRSFYDVNLHELRRIRDEKRQQLALNVAPPPAICTGSRIACATQL, from the coding sequence ATGGCTATCCGCGCTCTGATCGGTCGCAAGTCGCTTGCCGCTGCCGTCATCGCAGGTTCCCTGCCGCTGGTGGTTTCGCCTTCCCCCACTGCGGCGACGCTTCTTCCTTCTGATTCCCGTGCTCAGCTGCTCAGTGAGCCCGATGCCGTTCCGTCCCGGGCCATCCCCTATGTGATCACCCCGGAACGCCGGGCGATGCTCAACACCATCCGCTTCGCTGAAGGCACCTGGAAGGGTGGGCTTGATGTGGGCTATCGCGTGATGTTCGGCGGAGGCCTGATGCCCTCGCTCGACCGCCATCCCAACCGTGTGATCTACCGATCGCGCTACGCCAGTGCCGCAGCAGGTGCGTACCAATTCATGCCATTCACCTGGAACCTGGTGAAGCGCAGCATCGGTGTACGGGGGTTCGGGCCTGAAGCCCAGGACCAGGGCGCGCTGTTCCTGATCCAGCGTCGCAAGGCCCTCGGTCTGACGGATTCCGGAACACTCACTCCGGTGCTGACTGCCATGCTGGCTCCCGAGTGGGCATCGTTCCCGACCCTTGCCGGACGCAGTTTTTACGGCCAGCCCGTCAAAAAGTATTCACGGCTCCGTTCCTTCTACGACGTGAATCTTCATGAGCTGCGCCGTATCCGCGACGAGAAGCGCCAGCAACTTGCCCTCAACGTGGCACCTCCACCAGCGATCTGCACAGGGTCCCGCATCGCCTGCGCGACCCAACTCTGA
- a CDS encoding TIGR04168 family protein: MTHLRLAIAGDLHGAWGAEDERLLNQLRPDAVLFVGDLSDGDLRLTRRIRSLPHPKAVILGNHDRGRDRSGGVLRQQLTLLDGVHCAWQRLRLDPLPLSIVGGRPCSSGGGFQLSKAVEAVYGPVSLEESAQRIATAAAEVPADQPLVVMAHCGPTGLGSDPASPCGRDWKIPALDWGDQDLALAIDRIARHRVPDLVVFGHMHHQLKRGSGLRQSLLRDRRGTAYLNAACVPRSGRDTGNKLLLHLSWAEFEGPALTHLSHRWYQPDGQLMHEELLPQQEPLAC; this comes from the coding sequence CTGACGCATCTCCGTCTCGCGATTGCAGGAGATCTGCACGGCGCCTGGGGTGCGGAGGATGAGCGCCTGCTGAACCAGCTTCGCCCCGATGCTGTTCTGTTCGTCGGTGATCTCAGCGATGGCGATCTGCGCTTGACCCGTCGGATCCGTTCCTTGCCCCATCCCAAGGCGGTGATCCTGGGCAATCACGATCGTGGACGAGACCGCAGCGGTGGTGTGCTGCGCCAGCAACTCACTCTGTTGGATGGTGTTCACTGCGCCTGGCAACGGCTTCGTCTCGACCCCTTGCCGCTGTCGATCGTGGGGGGGCGACCCTGCAGTTCCGGTGGCGGGTTCCAGCTGTCGAAAGCCGTTGAGGCCGTTTACGGCCCCGTGTCGTTGGAGGAATCGGCGCAGCGCATTGCGACAGCTGCTGCTGAGGTGCCTGCGGATCAGCCCTTGGTGGTGATGGCCCACTGCGGACCCACCGGTCTCGGCTCGGATCCCGCCAGCCCCTGCGGTCGTGACTGGAAAATCCCAGCTCTGGACTGGGGCGATCAGGATCTGGCCCTGGCCATCGATCGCATCGCTCGCCACCGTGTTCCCGATCTGGTGGTGTTCGGCCACATGCATCACCAGCTCAAACGAGGCTCCGGTCTGCGCCAGAGCCTGCTGCGTGATCGCCGTGGCACGGCGTATCTCAATGCCGCCTGCGTCCCCCGCAGCGGTCGCGATACCGGCAACAAGCTTTTGTTGCATCTCTCCTGGGCGGAGTTCGAGGGGCCTGCCCTGACGCACCTCAGCCACCGCTGGTATCAACCGGACGGCCAACTGATGCATGAGGAGCTGTTGCCACAACAGGAGCCTCTGGCGTGCTGA